A genomic window from Lotus japonicus ecotype B-129 chromosome 1, LjGifu_v1.2 includes:
- the LOC130729199 gene encoding uncharacterized protein LOC130729199, with translation MKPTRRFNKPNTEESKLVLEEVIGLTTKNGNGLASNPSSSKCAYLAGSVVVIYDVSLGIQSHLMVSNRPPKPLSCVAMSREGRFIAAGEAGSQSSVLVWDSSTLSNVSELKGHPYRVACICFSPNGKHLVSVGGYIYLWDWRSGKLVTKLQATSSCSTISSVGFSSDAKFIVTVGKKHLKFWTLGSSRSTRQNGGLSRTTLEIHEKLTNLSIHKEGSFTAIAFSPESSISNDNCKRAGDCFHIYALTDSGILCLIRSGLTIQKSVALKVQKAFALSTSGKLIACACNNGEVQLFTPISLEYVGSILYSKAQKLYEENNSVYHALVLEQDFQQSPALPDAVACKFSATEKLVVIYRDHSLCIWDIHDVNQVTKCFMLVSHSSCIWDVKNLCCENMHDLSSVCTARGCSGGVSFATCSADGTIRLWDIATQSELSKNAEELKSELLGSSCLVSAGTFERDTVQSDLTSQEFRSLAVSSDGKYLAAGDCKGNLHIYNLQTSEYTCFQGAHDGEILTLSFTSSTQDIFGELETSSHFLASGGRDCIIRLYDVKRNFDLIGSIDDHSAAVTSVKISSNSCKILSCSVDSFMVLHDVVIADNGHKILTQHRQRASQCGAVYDMAVDLTCKTIVTVGQDKKIKTFDMAARKLIRSYNHDKIFGEPIKVTMDPSCTYVVCSFSNKSICIYDFLTGEMVSKAMGHAEIVTGVIFLPDCKHIVSVDGDGCIFVWKLPSSLSSKILERILEKNNPLSSRGSAQSPTCSPLSFSKEECQHSKINTEGVWSIRNGSQSGDGVLHPKSCDREASPFKFTVSRLPKWAQAKVTSCNNVCKNLNCTSSEAFSLPSPEVQIPSDHASASPETLSSQCSSRPGGTFSNIALDNHWFSVYTVCMDALSSPEMQNVLDIKFPQIPARQDSIVISKDQNSNGLSSLCKNEQMDVVPDQRVCCDDSDFSWCPEQDSDRKAEQLHLGESGSLSKTTLEANSDSPCYEEDSGIFKRHFGSLSNTHKKESRNSLVRRFSARYTVQWDYYPGGCKKLFSSPVRNTTDSKSFADEAATHIVSENRSLLGKESEEVGNSPEQELKNSTQGLTDSTTESLIICPVKENSVDNQLQVGTDQKEGDCEGSEQEETIAACKKALDNLDAAAESAVQLFLQLEMRNGEDVSRGSGAEILNEAAELLPLIVDKVNAVASLVRCRKNKNC, from the exons ATGAAGCCCACTCGCAGATTCAACAAACCTAATACCGAAGAATCAAAG CTGGTTTTGGAGGAAGTGATTGGATTAACAACGAAAAATGGCAATGGGTTGGCTTCGAATCCGTCGAGTTCCAAATGTGCTTATTTGGCAGGTTCTGTGGTGGTGATTTATGATGTGAGTTTGGGTATTCAATCGCACCTCATGGTGTCTAATAGACCACCTAAGCCTTTGAGCTGTGTAGCTATGTCACGAGAGGGACGCTTTATTGCAGCTGGAGAG GCTGGAAGCCAGTCCTCAGTATTAGTATGGGATTCTTCTACTTTGTCTAATGTCTCTGAATTGAAAGGTCATCCATATAGAGTTGCATGCATTTGTTTCTCACCTAATG GTAAACATTTGGTATCTGTTGGGGGATATATTTACCTTTGGGACTGGCGAAGTGGAAAGCTGGTAACTAAGCTTCAAGCAACTTCATCGTGTTCTACTATCTCCAGTGTTGGCTTCTCATCAGATGCAAAATTTATTGTAACTGTTGGCAAAAAACACTTGAAATTCTGGACACTTGGATCATCTAGAAGTACTCGACAAAATGGTGGGCTGAGCAGAACCACATTAGAAATACATGAAAAGCTTACCAATCTTTCAATTCATAAAGAAGGCTCTTTTACAGCTATAGCCTTTTCTCCAGAGAGCAGTATCAGCAATGATAATTGTAAACGAGCTGGTGATTGCTTTCACATATATGCATTGACTGATTCAG GCATTTTGTGCCTAATCCGTTCTGGATTGACGATACAAAAGTCTGTGGCCTTGAAG GTTCAGAAAGCTTTTGCACTATCAACATCAGGAAAGCTAATTGCTTGTGCATGCAATAATGGGGAAGTCCAATTATTTACCCCAATATCTCTAGAATATGTGGGCAGTATATTGTATTCAAAGGCCCAAAAGTTGTATGAAGAAAACAACAGTGTTTACCATGCTCTAGTTCTTGAACAAGATTTTCAACAGTCGCCTGCTCTGCCTGATGCAGTCGCATGCAAGTTTTCAGCCACAGAAAAGCTTG TGGTTATTTACAGGGATCATAGTCTTTGCATCTGGGACATCCATGATGTGAATCAG GTCACCAAGTGTTTTATGCtagtttcacattcttcatgcaTTTGGGATGTCAAGAATCTATGCTGTGAAAACATGCATGATCTGTCTTCTGTATGCACTGCTAGAGGTTGTTCAGGGGGGGTTTCTTTTGCAACTTGCTCTGCTGATGGTACAATTAGACTGTGGGATATTGCTACGCAATCTGAATTATCAAAAAATGCTGAAGAGCTGAAGAGTGAACTATTGGGTTCTTCATGTTTAG TAAGTGCTGGGACTTTTGAACGTGACACCGTTCAGTCAGATCTTACTAGTCAAGAGTTTCGATCTCTAGCTGTTAGTTCGGATGGAAAATATCTTGCTGCTGGTGATTGTAAAGGAAACCTTCATATATACAACCTTCAAACATCAGAGTACACATGTTTTCAG GGTGCTCATGATGGAGAGATTCTTACATTAAGCTTTACCTCGTCCACCCAAGACATATTTGGGGAACTTGAAACAAGCAGTCACTTTCTTGCTTCTGGTGGACGAGATTGTATAATCCGCCTCTATGATGTAAAAAG AAATTTTGATCTCATTGGCAGCATTGATGATCATTCGGCTGCAGTCACTTCTGTCAAAATTAGCAGCAACAGTTGCAAGATACTCAGTTGCAGTGTTGATAG TTTTATGGTGCTTCATGATGTAGTGATAGCAGATAATGGTCATAAAATTTTGACGCAACATCGTCAAAGGGCTTCACAATGTGGAGCTGTTTATGACATGGCTGTGGATCTGACATGCAAGACTATTGTAACAGTTGGGCAG GATAAGAAGATAAAGACTTTTGACATGGCTGCCCGGAAACTAATTAGGTCATACAATCATGATAAAATTTTTGGGGAACCTATAAAG GTTACAATGGACCCAAGCTGCACCTATGTGGTCTGCTCATTCTCAAACAAGTCCATCTGCATATATGACTTTCTAACCGGTGAGATGGTTTCCAAAGCAATGGGGCACGCTGAAATTGTTACTGGTGTCATCTTCTTGCCTGATTGCAAGCATATAGTTTCA GTAGATGGTGATGGCTGTATTTTTGTATGGAAATTGCCTTCTTCATTGTCTTCTAAGATATTGGAGAGaatattggaaaaaaataatccaTTGTCTTCAAGAGGCTCAGCTCAATCTCCTACTTGTAGTCCTCTATCATTTAGCAAAGAGGAATGCCAGCACTCCAAGATCAATACTGAGGGTGTCTGGTCAATAAGGAACGGCAGTCAAAGTGGAGATGGAGTGCTTCATCCAAAAAGTTGTGATAGAGAGGCATCACCTTTTAAATTTACTGTTTCAAGACTTCCTAAATGGGCACAAGCAAAAGTGACCAGCTGCAATAATGTATGCAAGAATCTTAATTGCACTTCATCAGAG GCATTTTCTCTTCCATCCCCAGAAGTTCAAATACCATCTGATCATGCTTCTGCATCGCCAGAGACTTTGAGCTCGCAATGTTCTTCAAGGCCTGGAGGTACTTTCAG CAACATTGCTTTGGACAACCATTGGTTCTCTGTTTACACTGTTTGTATGGATGCACTTTCCTCCCCAGAGATGCAGAATGTACTTGACATAAAGTTTCCACAGATTCCCGCAA GACAAGATAGTATAGTGATCAGTAAGGACCAGAACTCTAATGGGCTCAGTAGCCTTTGCAAGAATGAACAAATGGATGTTGTTCCAGACCAGCGTGTTTGTTGCGATGATAGTGATTTTTCTTGGTGTCCTGAACAAGATTCTGACAGAAAAGCAGAGCAGTTGCATTTGGGTGAATCTGGAagtttgtcaaaaacaactctTGAAGCTAACTCGGATAGTCCATGCTATGAAGAAGACAGTGGTATCTTTAAGCGGCATTTTGGCAGCTTATCAAATACTCACAAG AAAGAGTCAAGGAATTCGTTAGTTAGAAGGTTTTCTGCAAGGTATACTGTGCAATGGGATTATTACCCAGGTGGCTGCAAGAAACTATTTAGCAGTCCTGTCAGGAATACGACAGATAGCAAGAGCTTTGCGGATGAAGCTGCAACTCATATTGTATCAGAAAACAGATCCTTGCTGGGGAAGGAAAGTGAGGAAGTGGGGAATTCTCCTGAACAG GAGCTAAAGAATTCAACACAAGGTTTGACAGATTCAACAACTGAATCTTTGATCATATGCCCTGTGAAAGAAAATTCAGTTGACAATCAACTCCAGGTAGGTACAGATCAAAAGGAAGGTGACTGTGAAGGGAGTGAACAAGAAGAAACTATAGCTGCATGCAAGAAAGCACTTGATAACTTGGACGCAGCAGCTGAGAGTGCGGTTCAATTATTTTTACAATTAGAAATGCGTAATGGGGAAGATGTTTCGAGAGGATCTGGAGCTGAAATTCTGAATGAGGCAGCTGAACTACTTCCCCTAATTGTTGACAAGGTTAATGCTGTTGCTAGTTTGGTTCGATGTAGGAAGAACAAAAATTGTTGA
- the LOC130729200 gene encoding probable anion transporter 3, chloroplastic, translated as MAAATTNSAPFLSRWRSSSSSSRCSLTPHLSFVSFKKAHLGFESKISSKGLECWKGRSRGKIEHWSVRCCTAEGINGEMFVGRRGSREDGVVSNYHIPERFKVVCLVACVMCLCNADRVVMSVAVVPLAAKHAWSTSFLGIVQSSFLWGYIFSSVIGGALVDRFGGKRVMAWGVFFWSLATLLTPLAANHSTMGLLVVRAFFGLAEGVALPSMTTLLSRWFPSNERASAVGISMAGFHMGNVIGLLLTPVMLSTTGISGPFILFSSLGLLWVMTWAYRVTDDPLESNFISRSELRVIQAGKTGSPKKRNKFPPLGLLLSKLPSWAIIFANATNNWGYFVLLSWMPVYFKSVYNVNLKQAAWFSAIPWATMAISGYLAGASSDFLINAGYPTTFVRKFMQTIGFMGPAGALLCLNYAKTPAIAATLLTAALSLSSFSQAGFMLNIQDIAPQYAGILHGISNSAGTLAAIISTIGTGYFVHWLGSFQAFLTVTAVLYVVTTIFWNLFATGEQVL; from the exons ATGGCTGCTGCTACTACAAACTCAGCACCATTCCTCTCACGTTGgcgatcttcttcttcttcttctcgttGTTCCTTGACACCCCATTTGAGCTTTGTGAGTTTTAAGAAGGCCCATTTGGGATTTGAGTCCAAAATCTCATCAAAAGGCTTGGAATGTTGGAAGGGAAGAAGCAGAGGAAAAATAGAGCATTGGAGTGTGAGGTGCTGCACTGCAGAAGGAATCAATGGGGAAATGTTTGTGGGAAGGAGAGGTAGTAGAGAAGATGGTGTTGTTAGCAATTATCATATCCCAGAGAGGTTCAAGGTGGTGTGTTTGGTGGCATGTGTTATGTGCCTCTGTAATGCTGACCGTGTTGTTATGTCTGTGGCTGTTGTTCCTTTGGCTGCAAAACATGCTTGGTCCACTTCTTTCCTTGGCATTGTTCAG TCATCATTCCTTTGGGGCTACATATTCTCTTCAGTGATAGGAGGAGCTCTGGTGGATAGATTTGGAGGAAAGAGGGTGATGGCTTGGGGTGTATTTTTTTGGTCTCTGGCAACTCTGCTTACACCTTTGGCTGCCAACCACTCCACAATGGGGTTGTTGGTGGTTCGTGCTTTCTTTGGACTAGCTGAAGGAGTGGCTCTTCCATCCATGACCACTCTTTTATCAAG GTGGTTTCCAAGTAATGAGAGGGCAAGTGCAGTTGGAATCTCAATGGCTGGATTTCATATGGGCAATGTCATAGGCTTGTTGCTGACACCAGTTATGTTGTCCACTACTGGAATTTCTGGTCCTTTTATATTATTCTCATCTCTTGGGCTGCTCTGGGTGATGACATGGGCCTATCGGGTTACCGATGATCCTCTAGAAAGTAATTTCATCAGCAGATCAGAACTAAGAGTAATCCAAGCTGGAAAAACTGGTTCTCCtaagaaaagaaataaatttCCTCCACTAGGTCTTCTGTTATCAAAACTACCATCATGGGCTATAATATTTGCCAATGCAACTAACAATTGG GGCTACTTTGTTCTCCTCTCATGGATGCCAGTTTATTTCAAAAGT GTATATAATGTGAACTTGAAGCAGGCAGCTTGGTTCAGTGCAATTCCATGGGCAACAATGGCCATTTCAGGTTATCTAGCTGGTGCTTCATCAGATTTCTTAATCAATGCAGGGTACCCCACAACATTTGTCCGTAAGTTTATGCAG ACCATTGGATTCATGGGACCAGCAGGGGCCTTGCTTTGCTTGAATTATGCCAAAACACCTGCAATTGCAGCTACACTCTTGACTGCAGCTTTAAGCTTGAGTTCTTTTAGCCAGGCTGGCTTTATGCTCAACATACAA GACATTGCTCCACAGTATGCAGGAATTCTACATG GAATATCAAATTCGGCTGGAACTTTAGCAGCTATCATAAGCACAATTGGAACTGGTTATTTTGTGCACTGGCTGGGATCATTTCAGGCATTCTTAACTGTAACAGCAGTTCTCTATGTTGTGACAACCATTTTTTGGAATCTTTTTGCGACAGGCGAGCAAGTTTTATGA